One Chitinophaga sp. H8 DNA window includes the following coding sequences:
- the rlmN gene encoding 23S rRNA (adenine(2503)-C(2))-methyltransferase RlmN, translated as MKSAKKNIRHINLSELQEYFKSIGEKPFRAKQVYEWLWLKHASSFEDMTNLSKQLRANLEEHFSLPAITVDTVQQSTDGTVKSRFRLHDGHLVEGVLIPTENRQTACVSSQVGCSLSCKFCATGYMDRKRNLDFDEIYDEVALINKQALENAGKKLTNIVYMGMGEPLLNYKNVLQSIERITSPDGLGMSPKRITVSTAGVAKMIRQLGDDKVKFNLALSLHAANDAKRSEIMPINDTNNLKVLIEALNYFYKATQNEISFEYILFKNFNDTLQDADELIRIYRQVPVDLVNIIEYNPITNARFQKPDEEVVDTFMQYLGKNRVNARLRRSRGKDIDAACGQLANK; from the coding sequence ATGAAGTCTGCAAAGAAGAATATCCGACACATCAATCTATCGGAATTACAAGAATACTTTAAGTCTATTGGTGAAAAGCCATTCCGTGCAAAACAGGTTTATGAATGGCTCTGGCTTAAACATGCTTCCAGCTTTGAAGACATGACCAACCTTTCCAAACAGTTAAGAGCAAATCTGGAAGAACATTTTTCCCTGCCTGCTATTACCGTGGATACTGTACAACAAAGTACAGATGGTACCGTAAAAAGCCGCTTCCGTCTTCATGATGGCCATCTGGTAGAAGGGGTCCTGATCCCTACCGAAAACCGGCAGACTGCCTGTGTTTCTTCCCAGGTAGGGTGCAGCCTGAGCTGCAAATTCTGCGCTACCGGTTATATGGACCGTAAACGTAACCTGGATTTTGATGAAATCTATGACGAAGTAGCCCTCATTAATAAACAGGCGCTGGAAAATGCCGGTAAAAAACTCACCAACATCGTATACATGGGAATGGGTGAGCCTTTACTGAACTACAAGAATGTATTGCAGTCCATAGAACGTATCACTTCTCCTGATGGCCTTGGCATGTCGCCCAAACGTATTACCGTTTCTACCGCCGGGGTGGCCAAGATGATCCGCCAACTGGGTGATGACAAGGTAAAATTTAATCTGGCCCTGTCCCTGCACGCCGCCAATGATGCCAAGCGCAGTGAAATCATGCCTATTAATGATACCAACAACCTGAAGGTATTGATAGAAGCACTCAACTACTTCTATAAGGCTACCCAAAACGAAATCTCTTTTGAATATATTCTGTTCAAAAACTTCAACGATACTTTACAGGATGCAGATGAGCTGATCCGCATCTACCGGCAGGTACCTGTAGACCTGGTGAATATTATCGAATACAATCCGATAACGAACGCCCGGTTCCAGAAACCAGATGAAGAAGTGGTAGACACCTTTATGCAATACCTGGGTAAGAACAGGGTGAATGCACGTCTACGCCGCAGCCGTGGGAAAGATATTGATGCAGCCTGTGGCCAGTTGGCCAATAAATAG
- a CDS encoding pseudouridine synthase codes for MKKNNPARKGTGAFRGNKSSHAGKKAAGKGSRTSFDADKPRGDKKDGRERSGAPDRYKKPFSFDGTKREFGIDSPKKEFRKDARSDAPGGRFAKKPFGTDGPKRTFGKDAREEDTGERFTKKPFGADRPKREFKPRTSGGDRFPKKPFGTDRNSIARSSEGAPRFRNRFAADSKPAEPRKFNDDSDFHGDFKPAAKKAGGNPNRETPSGFNRKKFFDKANDRFADKQERAKEKRQRNTDDGEKASRRHKEEREETAASTGEMPLNKYIAHCGLCSRRKAVDYIKEGKVTVNGAPMMEPAFKVTANDVVKIGDRKITIQKNLVYILLNKPKGFITTTDDPEGRQTVMDLITEATQERVYPVGRLDRNTSGLLLLTNDGELAQKLAHPSNNVKKIYQVELDKPLTKAHFEQILAGVTLEDGLASVDMLAYVDNADKKQIGIEIHSGKNRIVRRIFEHLDYNVEKLDRVMYAGLTKKNINRGKWRILSEKEVILLKHFKK; via the coding sequence ATGAAAAAAAACAACCCTGCCAGAAAGGGCACTGGTGCCTTTAGAGGAAACAAAAGCAGTCATGCCGGTAAAAAAGCCGCCGGTAAAGGCAGCCGTACTTCTTTTGATGCTGACAAACCCAGGGGAGATAAAAAAGATGGCCGCGAACGTAGCGGTGCACCTGATCGTTATAAAAAACCTTTTAGCTTCGATGGTACCAAAAGAGAATTTGGTATCGACAGCCCTAAAAAGGAATTCAGAAAAGATGCCCGCAGCGATGCGCCCGGTGGACGTTTTGCCAAAAAGCCTTTTGGTACCGATGGTCCTAAAAGAACATTCGGAAAAGATGCCCGTGAAGAAGATACCGGTGAACGTTTCACCAAAAAACCCTTTGGTGCTGACAGACCCAAAAGGGAATTTAAACCACGTACCAGCGGAGGCGACCGCTTCCCTAAAAAACCTTTTGGTACCGACAGGAACAGCATTGCCCGCAGCAGTGAAGGTGCACCACGCTTCCGCAACCGCTTTGCCGCCGACAGCAAACCTGCGGAACCACGAAAATTCAACGACGACAGCGACTTTCACGGTGATTTCAAACCTGCTGCTAAAAAAGCTGGCGGCAACCCTAACCGGGAAACGCCCAGTGGATTTAACCGTAAAAAGTTCTTCGATAAAGCCAATGACCGCTTTGCAGATAAACAGGAAAGAGCAAAGGAAAAAAGACAAAGAAATACAGACGATGGCGAGAAAGCTTCCCGCCGTCATAAAGAAGAGCGGGAAGAAACTGCTGCTTCCACTGGTGAAATGCCATTGAATAAATATATTGCCCACTGTGGCCTCTGCTCCCGCAGAAAGGCAGTGGATTATATCAAAGAGGGTAAAGTGACAGTAAACGGCGCGCCTATGATGGAGCCTGCATTTAAAGTAACCGCCAATGATGTGGTAAAAATAGGCGATAGAAAAATCACCATTCAAAAAAATCTGGTATACATTTTACTGAATAAACCCAAAGGATTTATCACCACCACTGATGATCCCGAAGGCCGTCAGACCGTAATGGACCTGATTACAGAAGCTACACAGGAAAGAGTATATCCGGTAGGCCGCCTGGACCGTAATACTTCCGGTTTGCTCTTGCTCACCAATGATGGAGAACTGGCCCAGAAACTGGCTCACCCCAGCAACAATGTCAAAAAGATTTACCAGGTAGAGCTGGATAAACCACTTACCAAAGCACATTTCGAACAAATCCTGGCAGGTGTAACCCTGGAAGATGGCCTGGCAAGTGTAGATATGCTGGCTTATGTAGACAATGCTGATAAAAAACAAATCGGTATCGAAATACACAGCGGGAAAAACCGTATCGTACGCCGCATTTTTGAGCACCTGGATTATAACGTGGAAAAGCTGGATCGTGTAATGTATGCCGGCCTTACCAAGAAAAACATCAACCGTGGTAAATGGCGTATCCTTTCTGAAAAGGAAGTAATACTATTAAAACACTTTAAGAAATAG
- a CDS encoding RluA family pseudouridine synthase, with the protein MRLSKEHIILETPDFVVVNKPSGLLTIPDRHNNELPCLQTSMKNAYGEIFTVHRLDRDTSGIILFARNEAAHKYYSQLFESRNVKKFYLAFVSGQLVPKQGSVNEPIMDHPVVKGKMVTNRKGKSALTDYQVQEEFGLFSLVKLQIHTGRTHQIRVHMKHLGHPVAVDELYGSDKPVMLSAIKKKFKLGKHTEEERPLLSRLALHAAQLSFTDQQGKEHLVEAPLPKDMQAVLTQLRKQAPAQKTNPDTSIS; encoded by the coding sequence ATGCGATTATCAAAAGAACATATTATACTGGAAACTCCGGATTTTGTGGTGGTAAACAAGCCCTCCGGCCTGCTCACCATTCCCGACCGGCATAACAATGAACTCCCTTGCCTGCAAACCAGCATGAAAAATGCATATGGTGAAATATTTACCGTGCACCGGCTGGACAGGGACACCAGTGGAATCATCCTGTTTGCCCGTAATGAAGCGGCACATAAATACTATTCCCAGTTATTTGAAAGCAGGAACGTAAAGAAATTTTACCTGGCATTTGTAAGCGGGCAGCTGGTACCTAAACAAGGCAGCGTGAATGAACCGATTATGGATCATCCGGTGGTAAAGGGTAAAATGGTGACTAACAGAAAAGGGAAAAGTGCCCTTACAGATTACCAGGTACAGGAAGAATTTGGCCTGTTCAGTCTCGTAAAACTACAGATCCATACGGGTCGTACCCACCAGATACGCGTGCATATGAAACATCTGGGCCACCCTGTAGCCGTGGATGAACTATATGGTTCAGATAAGCCGGTAATGCTGTCGGCCATCAAAAAGAAATTTAAACTGGGAAAACATACGGAAGAAGAAAGGCCTTTATTAAGCAGGCTGGCCTTACACGCCGCACAGCTTTCCTTTACTGATCAGCAGGGAAAAGAGCACCTGGTGGAAGCGCCATTACCAAAGGACATGCAGGCCGTATTAACACAATTGCGGAAGCAGGCACCTGCGCAGAAAACCAATCCTGATACTTCCATCAGCTGA
- a CDS encoding peroxiredoxin, which produces MSLRLGDTAPNFKATTSAGEIDFYDYLGDSWGILFSHPADYTPVCTTELGKTALLNGEFAKRNVKVLALSVDPVDKHLGWINDINETQQCDVNFPIIADEDKTVANLYGMIHPNASETFTVRSLFVIGPDKKVKLTLTYPASTGRNFHEVLRVIDSLQLTANYSVATPADWKDGEDVIVVPAVKTEDIPARFPKGHKIIKPYLRTTPQPNK; this is translated from the coding sequence ATGAGTTTAAGACTAGGAGATACAGCACCCAATTTTAAAGCGACCACTTCGGCAGGCGAAATTGATTTCTACGATTACCTCGGTGATAGCTGGGGCATATTATTCTCACATCCAGCGGATTATACGCCGGTATGTACTACGGAATTAGGAAAAACGGCCCTGTTGAACGGTGAGTTTGCTAAACGTAATGTAAAGGTACTTGCCTTAAGTGTGGATCCGGTGGATAAGCACCTGGGATGGATCAATGATATCAACGAAACGCAGCAGTGCGATGTTAACTTTCCCATTATTGCAGATGAAGATAAAACAGTAGCTAACCTGTATGGTATGATCCATCCGAATGCTTCTGAAACATTTACCGTAAGGTCTTTGTTTGTAATAGGCCCGGACAAAAAGGTAAAGCTCACTTTAACGTATCCGGCTTCTACCGGAAGGAATTTCCACGAAGTATTGCGTGTAATAGATTCCTTACAGCTTACGGCTAATTACAGCGTAGCTACTCCTGCCGATTGGAAGGATGGTGAAGATGTAATTGTGGTACCAGCTGTAAAAACAGAAGATATTCCGGCTCGTTTTCCGAAAGGACACAAGATTATTAAGCCTTATCTGAGGACAACACCACAGCCGAATAAATAA
- a CDS encoding helix-turn-helix transcriptional regulator codes for MPKNKDAVSRYRWIDDRLRNKRLPKPTLEDLIEYVSDKMDNTVSTRTIQKDIQDMRHDPELNYMAPIVYDRSSRTYRYEDDSFSISNMPIDEADLEGLEIAIGILEQFRSLPVVQQFEDAILKIAASLKMNRESLQHKGMIKFTRATHYKGAEHIPEIVDAIKNLEVIRIAYQSFDRDEPKEHWVEPYHVREYQQRFYLVGKSQKAKGGTLLTFALDRIVKLWPTNDHFDEKNFDDASHFQHAIGITVPEGAPEEVLLAFTPRQAKYLKTQPMHASQQIVQDNDTECRISLNVVINHELIMQVLSYGANVRVLAPRQLVDKIAGEVQHMQQLYGKATARK; via the coding sequence ATGCCCAAGAATAAGGATGCGGTATCACGTTACCGTTGGATAGATGACCGTTTAAGAAATAAGCGTTTGCCCAAACCCACGTTGGAAGACCTGATTGAGTATGTGTCTGACAAAATGGATAATACCGTTTCTACACGTACTATACAAAAAGATATACAGGATATGCGTCATGATCCGGAGCTGAATTATATGGCGCCGATTGTTTATGACCGCAGCTCCCGCACTTACCGGTATGAAGACGACAGCTTCTCTATCAGTAATATGCCTATTGATGAAGCAGACCTGGAAGGCCTTGAAATAGCCATTGGGATACTGGAACAATTCCGTAGCCTGCCGGTAGTACAGCAGTTTGAAGACGCTATTTTAAAAATAGCAGCCAGCCTTAAAATGAACCGGGAATCCCTGCAACACAAAGGGATGATCAAATTTACGCGGGCTACACATTACAAAGGAGCAGAACACATCCCTGAAATTGTAGATGCTATTAAAAACCTGGAAGTAATCCGCATTGCCTACCAGAGTTTTGACCGGGACGAACCCAAAGAACATTGGGTAGAACCTTATCACGTACGGGAGTACCAGCAGCGGTTTTACCTGGTAGGCAAAAGCCAGAAAGCTAAAGGGGGTACCCTCCTCACGTTTGCACTGGACCGTATCGTAAAGCTGTGGCCTACCAATGATCATTTTGATGAAAAGAATTTTGATGATGCCAGTCATTTCCAGCATGCCATAGGTATTACAGTACCTGAAGGAGCCCCCGAAGAAGTATTACTTGCCTTTACTCCCAGGCAGGCTAAATACCTAAAAACCCAGCCCATGCATGCTTCCCAGCAAATAGTACAGGATAATGATACAGAGTGCCGTATATCCCTCAACGTAGTGATCAATCATGAACTGATTATGCAGGTACTAAGCTATGGCGCCAATGTAAGAGTGCTTGCTCCCCGGCAGCTGGTAGATAAAATAGCAGGAGAAGTACAACACATGCAGCAATTATATGGAAAAGCAACTGCCAGGAAGTAA
- a CDS encoding CHRD domain-containing protein: MLLQFTARYRRIGLLLGVIFLTCCVFSACKNKDETPPPSSNMYTLSATLSGTAEVPPNASTATGTLTGTYNATTYQINYTLSWSNLSGVPTAMHFHGPAAAGANASVALGIASFPSNATSSITGQGTLTAEQSADLLAGKWYANIHTAAYGGGEIRGQVTATKN, from the coding sequence ATGCTACTCCAATTCACTGCCCGTTATCGCCGAATAGGGCTATTGTTAGGCGTAATATTCCTGACATGCTGTGTATTCAGTGCCTGTAAGAATAAGGATGAAACGCCCCCGCCCAGCAGTAATATGTACACCCTCAGTGCTACCCTTAGCGGTACCGCAGAGGTACCTCCCAATGCCAGTACTGCAACCGGTACACTCACAGGTACCTACAATGCGACTACTTACCAGATCAATTACACGCTTAGCTGGAGCAACCTGTCGGGTGTACCCACCGCTATGCACTTCCACGGGCCAGCAGCAGCGGGCGCCAATGCATCTGTGGCTTTAGGCATAGCCAGTTTCCCATCCAATGCTACCAGTAGTATAACCGGACAAGGTACGCTTACTGCTGAACAGAGTGCCGACCTGCTGGCAGGAAAATGGTATGCTAATATTCATACCGCTGCTTATGGGGGTGGAGAGATTCGCGGCCAGGTAACGGCTACTAAGAATTAA
- the ade gene encoding adenine deaminase — translation MNTFQISGNLIDILQQSIYPATVWIAAGRIQQIIPDNGVYDQYILPGFIDAHVHVESAMLIPSEFARLAVVHGTVATISDPHEIANVMGVKGVEYMLENGKQVPFRFYFGAPSCVPATTFETAGAVISVQDVTNLLQREEIKYLTEMMNFPGVLQQDPEVMAKLAAAKQANKPVDGHAPGLRGEAARTYINAGISTDHECFTIEEALEKLQYGMHILIREGSAAKNFEALIPLLHDHPERIMFCSDDKHPDSLVAGHINELVKRALAKGIDLFKVLRAACINPVLHYNLETGLLRINDAADFIVINNLQDFDILATYINGNKVAANGQTLISSVPAVPENNFHCNLHTPDDFRVPVQDSTASTVNVKVIEALDGQLITNCITAPLPVTDGIISSHPEKDILKIAVVNRYRPAPVALGFIRNFGLQHGAIASSVAHDSHNIIAVGVDDDSLCKAVNAVIAQQGGISVANQQQTEVLPLPVAGLMSHLDGYTIAARYSALDQAAKALGSTLSAPFMTLSFMALLVIPHLKLSDLGLFDGDAFSFTAITA, via the coding sequence ATGAATACATTCCAGATTTCAGGTAATCTGATAGATATCCTGCAGCAAAGTATCTACCCTGCCACCGTTTGGATAGCAGCAGGACGCATTCAGCAAATAATACCGGATAATGGTGTGTACGACCAGTATATACTTCCCGGCTTTATTGATGCACACGTGCATGTGGAAAGTGCGATGCTGATCCCTTCCGAATTTGCCCGGCTGGCGGTAGTACATGGTACTGTAGCGACGATCTCCGACCCGCATGAAATAGCCAATGTAATGGGGGTAAAAGGGGTGGAATACATGCTGGAAAATGGTAAACAGGTACCATTCAGATTCTATTTTGGAGCACCTTCCTGTGTGCCGGCTACTACTTTTGAAACCGCAGGTGCTGTTATCAGTGTACAGGATGTAACCAATCTGCTGCAGCGGGAAGAAATCAAATACCTCACAGAGATGATGAACTTCCCGGGAGTATTGCAGCAGGATCCTGAAGTGATGGCCAAACTGGCAGCAGCCAAACAGGCCAATAAACCCGTGGATGGCCACGCGCCGGGATTACGTGGTGAAGCGGCACGTACTTACATCAATGCCGGCATCAGTACAGACCATGAATGTTTTACAATAGAAGAAGCACTCGAAAAACTGCAATACGGTATGCATATCCTGATCAGGGAAGGCAGTGCCGCCAAAAACTTTGAAGCGCTGATTCCACTGCTTCATGATCATCCCGAACGGATCATGTTTTGCAGTGACGACAAACATCCTGACAGTCTCGTGGCAGGACATATCAACGAACTGGTAAAACGTGCACTGGCCAAAGGAATCGATCTGTTTAAAGTATTAAGGGCAGCCTGTATAAACCCTGTATTACATTATAATCTGGAAACAGGTTTGCTCCGTATCAATGATGCAGCAGACTTTATTGTAATTAATAACCTGCAGGACTTTGATATCCTGGCTACTTATATCAATGGAAATAAAGTAGCCGCAAACGGGCAAACACTGATTTCTTCAGTACCTGCTGTTCCGGAAAATAATTTCCACTGTAACTTACATACACCGGATGATTTTCGTGTGCCCGTACAGGATAGTACAGCCAGTACTGTAAATGTAAAAGTTATTGAAGCACTGGATGGTCAGCTTATTACCAACTGTATCACAGCTCCCCTACCGGTTACCGATGGCATCATCAGTTCCCATCCTGAAAAAGACATTTTAAAAATAGCCGTAGTAAACAGATACCGGCCAGCACCGGTAGCACTGGGCTTTATCCGTAACTTCGGCCTGCAACATGGCGCAATTGCGTCTTCCGTTGCACACGACAGCCACAATATCATTGCAGTTGGAGTAGATGACGATAGCTTATGTAAAGCGGTTAATGCAGTCATAGCACAACAAGGCGGTATAAGTGTAGCTAACCAGCAGCAAACAGAAGTATTACCCTTACCGGTAGCCGGCCTCATGAGCCATCTGGATGGCTATACCATTGCAGCAAGATACAGTGCGCTGGATCAGGCGGCAAAAGCACTCGGTTCCACTCTTTCCGCGCCATTTATGACGTTGTCATTCATGGCACTATTAGTGATCCCTCACCTGAAACTCAGTGACCTGGGGTTATTTGACGGGGATGCTTTTTCTTTTACTGCAATCACAGCATAA
- a CDS encoding c-type cytochrome, whose protein sequence is MKKFLRITGILFLVLLSGIGVLLAYVKYMLPDIGPAPDIKIEATPEAVKRGAYLANHVAVCIDCHSTRDFSKFAGPIVPGTNGNGGEIFDQQFGFPGKFYAKNITPHHLGSWTDGEIYRAITTGVSKNGNALFPVMPYGSYSQMHTEDVKAIIAYLRTLPAIDKEIPASVPDFPMNFIINTIPKKAEPMAAVTPADTVAYGKYLTTIAGCGECHTKQEKGSITGEYMAGGFEFKMPDGSILRSANITPDTTTGIGNWTADYFVERFKTYANGTPAVEKGAFNTIMPWAMYSGMDTTDLRAVYAYLNSLQASSNKVEKLTAKK, encoded by the coding sequence ATGAAAAAGTTCCTACGCATCACAGGCATCCTGTTTTTAGTCCTCCTTTCGGGCATAGGCGTATTACTGGCTTATGTAAAATACATGCTGCCAGATATAGGCCCGGCTCCGGATATCAAGATTGAGGCGACTCCTGAAGCCGTAAAAAGAGGCGCCTATCTGGCCAATCACGTAGCGGTTTGTATTGATTGCCACTCTACCCGCGATTTCAGCAAATTTGCAGGTCCCATTGTACCAGGTACCAATGGCAACGGTGGTGAAATATTTGACCAGCAATTCGGCTTTCCCGGAAAATTTTATGCAAAAAACATTACACCTCATCATCTCGGCTCCTGGACGGATGGAGAAATTTACAGGGCCATCACTACCGGCGTCAGCAAAAACGGGAACGCTTTATTTCCGGTTATGCCCTATGGCAGTTACAGCCAGATGCATACTGAAGACGTAAAAGCGATTATAGCTTATTTGCGTACCCTGCCGGCGATTGATAAAGAGATTCCTGCTTCCGTACCGGATTTCCCCATGAACTTTATTATTAACACCATTCCCAAAAAAGCGGAACCGATGGCAGCAGTAACTCCTGCCGACACGGTGGCTTATGGTAAATACCTTACTACAATTGCCGGTTGTGGCGAGTGCCATACCAAACAGGAAAAAGGTAGTATTACCGGTGAATATATGGCCGGAGGCTTCGAATTTAAAATGCCGGATGGTAGCATTCTTCGTTCTGCCAACATTACACCGGACACCACAACAGGTATCGGCAACTGGACGGCGGATTATTTTGTGGAGCGTTTTAAGACGTATGCCAATGGTACACCAGCGGTAGAAAAAGGGGCATTCAATACCATCATGCCCTGGGCCATGTACAGTGGTATGGATACTACGGATCTGAGGGCAGTATATGCCTACCTCAATAGTTTACAGGCATCCAGTAACAAAGTGGAAAAACTTACTGCAAAAAAATAA
- a CDS encoding anhydro-N-acetylmuramic acid kinase — translation MAKFRTMVYKVIGTMSGSSLDGLDIAFVELTEVRGKWEYVIRAADCMPYEPEWVTRLASATALPAQEYLLLHSEYGHYTGKRILEFINQHQLDHQVHFITSHGHTTFHIPSAKMTAQLGDGAAISAVTGLPVISDLRAMDVALGGQGAPIVPIGERLLFPGYQYWLNLGGIANISATSPAGFVAFDICPCNRVLNGLAAALNRPYDEGGALAAGGVQDVTLLNALNALPYYAAAWPKSLANDFGTDTVLPLIDQYRISIQGKLRTYTEHIAIQVARAVAALPATGDAAPKLLVTGGGALNTFLVNSIQEQLQPHGITVVVPDAQTINFKEALVMALIGALRWRQESNVLSSVTGASRDSIGGALWTV, via the coding sequence TTGGCAAAATTTAGGACGATGGTATATAAGGTGATTGGCACAATGTCTGGCAGCTCATTGGATGGGCTGGATATTGCTTTTGTAGAATTAACAGAGGTGAGGGGTAAATGGGAATATGTGATCCGCGCTGCAGATTGCATGCCGTATGAACCGGAATGGGTAACGCGACTGGCCTCGGCTACTGCTTTGCCGGCGCAGGAGTATCTGTTGTTACATAGTGAATATGGGCATTATACCGGGAAAAGGATCCTGGAGTTTATTAACCAGCATCAGTTGGATCATCAGGTACATTTTATTACTTCACACGGTCATACTACCTTCCATATCCCGTCAGCAAAAATGACAGCCCAATTAGGTGATGGTGCTGCAATAAGTGCCGTTACCGGTTTGCCTGTGATCAGTGATCTGCGGGCAATGGATGTAGCATTGGGCGGACAGGGAGCACCTATCGTGCCTATAGGGGAACGATTATTATTTCCGGGTTATCAGTATTGGTTGAACCTGGGAGGAATTGCCAATATTTCTGCCACATCACCAGCAGGTTTTGTTGCTTTTGATATATGTCCGTGTAACCGGGTACTGAATGGGCTGGCCGCAGCATTGAACCGCCCGTATGATGAAGGCGGCGCATTGGCGGCAGGCGGTGTGCAGGATGTTACTTTGCTGAACGCACTGAATGCTTTACCTTATTATGCAGCAGCATGGCCCAAATCACTGGCCAATGATTTTGGTACGGATACCGTACTGCCACTGATTGATCAATATCGTATATCCATACAAGGTAAGTTGCGGACCTATACGGAACATATTGCTATACAAGTGGCCCGGGCAGTAGCTGCCTTACCGGCAACAGGCGATGCTGCACCTAAGCTCCTGGTTACAGGAGGTGGTGCATTAAATACTTTCCTGGTCAATAGTATACAGGAACAATTACAGCCGCATGGTATTACAGTAGTTGTGCCTGATGCACAGACCATTAATTTTAAGGAAGCATTGGTGATGGCGTTGATTGGCGCTTTGCGCTGGAGGCAGGAAAGTAATGTACTCAGTTCTGTTACAGGTGCTTCCCGTGATAGTATCGGTGGCGCCCTGTGGACTGTCTGA
- the upp gene encoding uracil phosphoribosyltransferase: MIINLSETNSLVGEWLSEIRSMEVQTDRMRFRRNMERVGEIAAYEISKTLEYEDKEVQTPLGIATCRVLKHQPVLATILRAGLALHQGLLHYFDKADHAFISAYRKHNRDGSFEISLEYVSSPSVEDQVLIISDPMLATGSSLVKTIEHLEDLGKPKHIHLVVAIACTVGIEYVLRHSNTPISIWAGDIDDELTAKGYIVPGLGDAGDLAFGNKLQQ; encoded by the coding sequence ATGATTATTAACTTAAGTGAAACCAATTCGCTGGTAGGAGAATGGCTGAGTGAAATCAGAAGTATGGAAGTACAAACCGACCGTATGCGCTTCCGGCGGAATATGGAAAGGGTGGGTGAAATAGCAGCATACGAAATCAGCAAAACACTGGAGTATGAAGATAAAGAGGTGCAAACACCATTGGGCATCGCTACCTGCAGGGTGCTGAAACATCAGCCGGTACTGGCTACCATCTTACGTGCAGGGCTGGCATTACACCAGGGACTATTACATTATTTTGATAAGGCGGATCATGCTTTCATCTCTGCTTACCGTAAGCATAACCGGGATGGCTCTTTTGAAATCAGCCTGGAATATGTTTCCAGCCCTTCTGTGGAGGATCAGGTGCTGATCATTTCAGATCCGATGCTTGCTACTGGCTCTTCCCTGGTAAAAACCATTGAACACCTGGAAGATCTGGGCAAACCCAAACATATCCACCTGGTAGTGGCTATTGCCTGCACCGTAGGTATAGAATATGTATTACGCCATTCCAATACCCCCATCAGCATCTGGGCCGGAGATATCGATGACGAACTTACTGCCAAAGGATATATCGTGCCGGGATTAGGAGATGCCGGCGACCTTGCTTTCGGAAACAAACTGCAACAATAA